A genomic window from Fusarium oxysporum Fo47 chromosome X, complete sequence includes:
- a CDS encoding Scytalone dehydratase — protein sequence MTFEIYIPDNLTFQDYIAVVQTARVWADGYDRKSEERLLAALAPEVSVDYTLIVPAWGIKQYKAAEFAALWLSEEHLGLKPLVTQHLLAQPYFKKVTADEIVVEWQQLASHGRLQADGGGARDASAARINETSDGRSHMQHQFVRVGGLWKIATITPSLLYQTGDFMRIRRPDGEQ from the exons ATGACATTCGAGATTTACATTCCAGATAATCTGACCTTCCAGGACTACATTGCCGTTGTTCAAACAGCAAGGGTCTGGGCAGATGGTTATGATAGAAAG AGTGAAGAGCGACTCCTCGCCGCTTTAGCACCAGAGGTTTCTGTCGACTACACGTTAATCGTGCCAGCGTGGGGAATAAAGCAGTACAAGGCGGCCGAGTTCGCGGCACTTTGGCTCTCAGAGGAGCACCTAGGCCTTAAGCCCTTAGTGACACAACACCTCCTGGCGCAGCCATATTTCAAAAAGGTCACTGCCGATGAAATTGTGGTAGAGTGGCAGCAATTGGCAAGTCATGGACGTTTACAGGCCGATGGTGGAGGCGCGAGGGACGCGTCTGCCGCCAGGATCAACGAGACGAGTGATGGGAGGAGTCACATGCAGCATCAGTTCGTCCGCGTTGGTGGTCTCTGGAAGATCGCGACGATTACCCCTTCTCTGCTTTATCAGACTGGGGACTTTATGCGTATTAGAAGACCAGACGGTGAGCAGTAG
- a CDS encoding major facilitator superfamily domain-containing protein, protein MADGDKVSISHNEMPMTPEPTISPLVEEEPAGAYQVRWKTLMAVFALSMANCCAAIANTTNTIIHFQVMDLGDAGMQAWISNANLLVTLAFGPVLGSLSDRFGKKWFIVIASIIGIVGSVVSGSAKSITTIIIGNILTGLANAGCIMGVPAGQEVTPNKLRPWTMGFSQTMASCAVIAGTLGAGAFVKYQTWRWSYYLNAFVYGTTTVLVTCFYHPPPTTLRRQQSRLDDLFAQVDYFGIMLFVGSIASVMIGLTWGGNTYPWSSSQVLASLVIGCVGLLAFGLYERLFTRQGIFHHDMFVSRNFPILLFVCVVDGMLLLGVNVLFSQQIASMFTTDAVKIATILTPYLATSAFGCLPAGILMARTKSYRTILVASLIWCSLFVGLMALLNPSRLSWAYAFSALFGCGTAVTTVIPVVALSLSVPSYLLGTAGTLSVSGRALGGAIGITIFTSIYHNKMGTALPKAVGSVLAAAGHSSLLPDVLSAINSGNPTALKHVSGLPASLIPEVLAANDHANTYSWRFVWIAISVVVAANAVAACFLKSVASQMNSHVESALEDSDVRRKQMRDI, encoded by the exons ATGGCGGACGGAGATAAAGTCTCCATCTCTCATAATGAGATGCCAATGACTCCAGAGCCAACTATATCACCGCTAGTTGAGGAAGAGCCAGCCGGCGCCTACCAGGTGCGATGGAAGACACTCATGGCTGTATTCGCTCTGTCCATGGCGAACTGTTGCGCTGCTATAGCTAATACG ACCAATACCATTATTCACTTCCAAGTCATGGACTTGGGGGACGCCGGAATGCAGGCCTGGATTTCGAATGCTAATCTTTTGGTGACTCTGGCCTTCGGGCCGGTCTTG GGCTCCCTGAGCGATCGCTTCGGCAAGAAATGGTTCATCGTCATAGCAAGCATCATCGGTATTGTCGGTTCCGTAGTGTCTGGCTCGGCCAAGTCAATAACAACCATTATCATTGGCAACATCTTGACTGGCCTCGCTAATGCGGGCTGT ATTATGGGTGTACCTGCGGGCCAAGAAGTGACTCCCAACAAGCTCCGTCCATGGACGATGGGCTTCTCCCAAACTATGGCCAGCTGTGCTGTCATCGCTGGTACCCTTGGTGCAGGTGCCTTCGTCAAGTACCAGACCTGGCGGTGGTCTTACTACCTCAACGCCTTTGTCTACGGCACCACCACTGTATTGGTAACCTGCTTTTACCATCCTCCGCCCACCACCCTGCGCCGCCAGCAGTCCCGCCTAGACGACCTGTTCGCCCAAGTCGATTACTTTGGAATCATGCTGTTTGTGGGATCTATCGCATCTGTAATGATCGGATTGACCTGGGGAGGAAACACATACCCATGGAGCTCCAGCCAGGTTCTCGCATCCCTGGTTATTGGCTGCGTTGGTCTGCTTGCTTTCGGCCTCTACGAAAGGCTGTTCACGCGCCAAGGTATCTTCCATCACGACATGTTTGTCTCTCGCAACTTCCCGATCCTGCTGTTTGTCTGCGTTGTTGATGGCATGCTTCTACTGGGCGTCAATGTTCTCTTTTCTCAACAGATTGCCTCCATGTTCACTACGGATGCCGTCAAGATCGCCACTATCCTGACTCCGTACCTGGCAACTTCAGCCTTTGGCTGCCTGCCCGCCGGCATATTAATGGCACGAACCAAGTCATACAGGACTATTTTGGTAGCTTCACTGATTTGGTGCAGCCTGTTCGTAG GCCTTATGGCACTACTTAACCCTAGTAGACTATCCTGGGCCTATGCGTTCTCTGCACTTTTTGGATGCGGAACTGCGGTCACCACTGTGATTCCAG TGGTCGCGTTGTCCCTTTCCGTGCCGTCTTACCTGCTTGGCACCGCAGGAACCCTCAGCGTGTCCGGTCGTGCCCTTGGCGGCGCCATTGgcatcaccatcttcacatCCATCTATCACAACAAGATGGGCACCGCACTACCAAAAGCTGTTGGCTCGGTTCTTGCAGCCGCGGGGCACTCAAGCCTGCTTCCAGACGTGCTGAGCGCCATCAACAGCGGAAACCCAACTGCCCTGAAACATGTGTCTGGCCTACCAGCGTCCCTGATCCCCGAAGTCCTCGCCGCAAACGATCATGCCAATACGTACTCGTGGAGGTTTGTGTGGATTGCTATCTCTGTCGTCGTGGCGGCAAATGCAGTCGCTGCGTGCTTCCTTAAGTCGGTTGCTTCTCAGATGAACAGCCATGTTGAGTCTGCTCTGGAAGATTCGGATGTCCGTCGGAAGCAAATGCGCGATATTTAA
- a CDS encoding uncharacterized protein (of unknown function-domain containing protein), translated as MAEVYSWYSVLLTALTVTLVLWRNKKEIKPKRALPQDSQHHHQELPSDYNDIEPLEDFDLDKAEPVQTRPWKPKYHLTMGLEKCTFSDIIPIDKTLEERLALRRKIVREHSDMVIASEPCSEAAVKEFYVWMVKTYLPRRYPSIYHSKGDTLFGPESTQLPLDPPSDVKKILRLLAENIDAELFFLHRQGDTYVAKALILCYAFSFNPSLKLNKTLAQIHGPVPGYKEKLERPMNRYFTSLPKGKVVKRHNWNISLGRDLFVPRENPLTVLPLWLMGLIKMVLDWFGIEVLKMKSADLDPEETNVRCERQTLHRLMDNENTLVFAFKTYQYPLRQIRDEGGGPALAEAISGINRGSVPQIAWYKASVYWGQAVVEYLLGGSSE; from the exons ATGGCCGAAGTATACTCTTGGTATTCCGTGTTGTTAACCGCACTTACCGTGACCCTTGTATTGTGGAGGAATAAGAAGGAAATCAAGCCA AAACGTGCTCTTCCACAAGATAGCCAGCACCACCATCAAGAGTTGCCGAGCGATTACAATGACATCGAGCCTTTGGAAGACTTTGACTTGGACAAGGCCGAGCCAGTGCAGACACGACCATGGAAGCCCAAGTATCACCTCACGATGGGCCTTGAGAAATGCACTTTCTCGGACATCATACCTATTGACAAAACTTTAGAGGAGAGGCTTGCTCTGCGGCGGAAAATCGTGCGTGAGCATTCCGACATGGTCATTGCTTCTGAACCCTGTTCGGAGGCTGCCGTCAAGGAGTTTTATGTCTGGATGGTCAAAACATACCTACCACGAAGGTATCCATCAATCTACCATTCCAAAGGTGATACACTTTTCGGTCCAGAATCGACCCAACTACCGCTCGACCCGCCCAGCGATGTCAAGAAGATACTCCGCCTGCTTGCAGAGAACATCGACGCAGAGCTGTTCTTCCTTCACCGGCAAGGTGACACTTATGTTGCAAAAGCACTTATTCTTTGTTatgccttctccttcaacccATCCCTCAAGTTGAATAAAACCTTGGCGCAGATTCATGGACCCGTGCCTGGCTACAAGGAGAAACTTGAGAGACCCATGAACCGCTACTTCACCTCCTTACCAAAGGGCAAAGTTGTTAAACGGCACAACTGGAACATATCCCTTGGTCGCGACCTTTTCGTACCGCGAGAGAATCCTTTGACAGTTTTGCCATTGTGGTTGATGGGCTTGATCAAAATGGTCCTGGATTGGTTTGGTATCGAGGTACTAAAGATGAAGAGTGCAGATCTGGACCCTGAGGAAACGAACGTTCGATGTGAGAGGCAGACGCTTCATAGGTTAATGGACAATGAAAACACGTTGGTGTTTGCTTTCAAGACGTATCAGTACCCCCTCAGGCAGATTCGGGACGAAGGAGGAGGACCGGCGTTGGCTGAGGCGATAAGTGGTATCAATCGGGGCAGTGTACCTCAAATCGCGTGGTACAAGGCATCAGTGTATTGGGGACAAGCTGTTGTGGAATATCTTCTCGGTGGAAGTTCCGAATAA
- a CDS encoding Alpha/Beta hydrolase protein: MAADHTLPVDEFNVATFTYKVIHEQPIFLDLFVPKTLPFGERPVLIRFHGGFLVYGSRDNLQLTPPRILEYALENNLILVSCDYRLIPESNGLDILEDIEDVWSWVQNSLNEAMGTMTNGKSGADLQRVLLAGESGYLALQLALRHPTAFRAVIASYPMIDMRSDHFCKAYPKIVGQYPQIDYELVSQHLKQLPDGSQPTTRGISTLPIAMVQHGTYTSFFGDHRSLFPIEQLEDNPQLALQLPFIWLHHGNDDSEVPIEGSRKFVTKLRELNPKTKLRYTELEGAEHGFWSEISLIQSGEWEDGVKVLNTYL, encoded by the exons ATGGCCGCTGACCACACCTTGCCCGTTGACGAGTTTAACGTCGCCACCTTCACTTACAAAGTGATTCATGAGCAACCTATTTTTCTTGATCTATTTGTTCCCAAGACTCTACCATTTGGTGAACGTCCGGTCCTCATTCGGTTTCACGGCGGGTTTCTTGTCTACGGTAGCCGTGACAATCTACAACTTACACCCCCCAGGATCCTTGAATATGCTCTTGAGAACAACTTGATTTTGGTCTCTTGTGACTACAGATTAATCCCAGAGAGTAATGGGTTAGATATTCttgaagacattgaagaTGTCTGGTCTTGGGTTCAGAATAGCTTGAACGAGGCTATGGGAACGATGACGAATGGGAAGAGCGGCGCAGACCTACAGAGGGTCTTGCTCGCTGGCGAGA GTGGATACCTTGCACTGCAACTTGCCTTGCGTCATCCAACTGCGTTCCGAGCTGTTATTGCAAGTTACCCAATGATCGATATGCGAAGCGACCATTTCTGCAAAGCCTACCCGAAAATCGTCGGCCAATATCCACAAATCGATTATGAACTCGTGTCTCAGCATCTCAAGCAGCTTCCAGACGGGAGTCAGCCAACAACCAGAGGAATCTCAACTCTGCCAATCGCAATGGTACAGCACGGTACATACACCAGTTTCTTTGGTGACCACCGAAGCCTGTTTCCGATAGAACAGTTGGAGGATAACCCGCAGTTGGCGCTGCAGCTTCCTTTCATTTGGTTGCATCATGGTAACGATGATAGCGAAGTTCCGATCGAGGGTAGTAGGAAGTTTGTTACGAAGCTGCGAGAGCTTAACCCAAAGACCAAGCTACGATATACGGAGCTTGAAGGGGCAGAGCACGGATTTTGGAGCGAGATAAGCCTGATTCAATCCGGCGAGTGGGAAGATGGAGTCAAGGTTTTAAACACATATctttaa
- a CDS encoding pectin lyase fold/virulence factor, whose protein sequence is MPTNGSQIKTYAAPEGVAVADAFLIYARSVDSEPCIPVSTYAVDVAEVNTTRNEFDKHPISVASFDMDGPVEVQVKYTLNKVQSAAIRPKSLGIQAVIDGDNTITFSLDRPQDVMLEINHDKWQALHILTNGIDHDAPPRDSQEIWYFGPGINNGSAYGLVTDGNLFVPSNTMVYLAGGAFVTFKLNFIKVCNSGVRGHGFIYNGPNGGAILIERSENIVVENVTSLGATGFSLTTGEAKGVTISGYRSFSSHGNGDGVDLFCSSDILVENCFLRNSDDTIAIYGHRWDYYGDSSNIVIRNCALLPDIAHPIHMGTHGNPAKPETISGIHISNIDILDHYENQMWYQGCISLSAGDENLIEDVHIQDVRVERISKGQLVNRRVMKNEMWTTAPGHGIRNVTLKDISLDATNSQIVNPSQILGFDYTRKVENIVFENLKIGGQYIHDGMEKPRWYMVADLVPMFINEHVTNVRFILTK, encoded by the coding sequence ATGCCTACCAACGGAAGCCAAATCAAGACCTACGCCGCCCCTGAAGGGGTAGCGGTAGCTGATGCTTTCTTGATATATGCCCGCTCTGTGGATTCCGAACCATGTATCCCAGTGTCCACCTACGCCGTTGACGTTGCCGAGGTCAACACCACGCGCAATGAATTTGACAAACATCCCATCTCAGTTGCATCCTTCGACATGGATGGCCCAGTTGAAGTTCAAGTCAAATACACTTTGAACAAAGTGCAAAGCGCTGCCATTCGGCCAAAATCTCTAGGTATCCAGGCTGTGATTGATGGTGATAACACCATTACTTTTAGCCTGGACCGACCTCAGGATGTGATGCTAGAGATCAACCACGACAAGTGGCAAGCTCTTCACATTCTCACAAATGGTATTGATCACGATGCACCTCCAAGAGATTCTCAGGAAATCTGGTATTTTGGCCCTGGTATCAACAATGGATCAGCATACGGCTTGGTCACTGACGGGAATCTTTTTGTACCCTCCAATACCATGGTATACCTGGCAGGAGGCGCATTCGTCACCTTTAAACTGAACTTCATAAAAGTCTGCAACTCTGGAGTTCGGGGACACGGCTTCATCTACAATGGTCCCAACGGCGGCGCCATCTTGATTGAACGTTCGGAGAACATTGTCGTCGAGAACGTTACTTCGCTGGGCGCTACCGGATTCAGCCTCACAACTGGGGAAGCGAAAGGCGTAACCATTAGTGGCTACAGATCTTTCTCGTCCCATGGAAATGGCGACGGTGTGGACCTATTCTGCTCTTCAGACATCCTCGTAGAGAACTGTTTTCTGCGCAATTCGGACGATACCATAGCCATCTATGGCCATCGTTGGGACTACTACGGCGACTCAAGCAACATTGTCATACGGAACTGCGCCCTTCTTCCAGACATCGCGCACCCAATTCATATGGGCACTCATGGGAATCCGGCAAAGCCAGAAACCATCAGCGGTATCCATATTAGTAACATCGACATTTTGGATCACTATGAGAATCAGATGTGGTACCAAGGGTGTATTTCTCTAAGCGCAGGCGACGAGAACTTGATTGAAGACGTGCATATCCAAGATGTCCGCGTGGAAAGGATCTCCAAAGGCCAGCTGGTGAATAGGCGGGTTATGAAGAATGAAATGTGGACAACAGCGCCTGGTCATGGGATACGAAATGTCACCCTCAAGGATATCAGTCTTGATGCAACTAATTCGCAGATAGTGAATCCGTCACAGATCTTGGGTTTTGATTACACGAGAAAGGTTGAAAATATTGTCTTCGAGAATTTGAAAATCGGAGGACAATACATTCATGATGGTATGGAGAAGCCAAGGTGGTATATGGTGGCCGACCTTGTCCCCATGTTCATCAACGAGCATGTCACAAACGTCAGGTTTATCTTAACAAAATGA